DNA from Desulfatiglans sp.:
ACATAAATGCAGAATTTATGCCAAAATCTTGTAACTGATTATATAAAGCCAACAATGGCATTGCCCTGACAATATCCTTCCCCTATTCTATTTTCTGCCTTTATAATCTTCCTTGTGTATATTGTATTTTGTAAGCAGCTTATGTATTTGTCTTGTCGTTATCCCTGCTGTTTCTGCCGCTTGATTTATACGCCCCATAGTCTCATTAAGAAGATCCATGAGGTAATTTTTTTCAATCTCTTCAATGCCCTTTTTCCGGATATTTGCAAGGTTTCCGGTACGTTTTCTTGTGTTATCGACATCCAGATGGTTGTACTGAAATATTTCCACTGGAAAACTGTCAGGTTGCAGGATTGAACCGGTCTCAAGTATATATGCTCTCTCTATTAGGTTTTCAAGCTCCCTGATATTTCCTGGCCAGGGGTAATGCATAAATGCCTCTATCACATCAGGTGAAAAGCCTTTAATAGCCTTTGTGTTATGCTTATTCATCTTGTTAAGAAACATCATGGCAAGATGGGGTATGTCTTCAGACCGATCTTTTAAAAGGGGTACCTCTATGGGAAAGACATTAAGCCTGTAATAGAGATCCTTTCTGAACTCGCCATCCTCGCACATTTTTTTAAGATCCATATTTGTGGCGGCAATGATCCTGGCATCCGTATGGATTGTAACCTCTCCTCCAACACGCTGGAATATACCGTCTTGAAGGATCTGTAACAGTTTGATCTGTGCAGCAGGGGTTATTGTGCCTATCTCGTCAAGAAAGATCGTTCCCTTATCGGCAATCTCAAATTTGCCCAGTTTACGCTTTATTGCGCTTGTGAATGCCCCCCTCTCATGGCCGAAGAGTTCGCTTTCTAATAGTGTGTCA
Protein-coding regions in this window:
- a CDS encoding sigma-54-dependent Fis family transcriptional regulator translates to MQNILLLSKNPDVYRQLMPCFGQEIQIGKAENDTQAISMLQTRRYEYLFMDISLFSMSEKNGVSYKNYLQSFMSLYPALDIIIITSVERIREAVNAVKEGASDYILFPIKPDEVNSVLKNIKDSLIARSEPDFLKDRLKDTDIQQTMRTANAKMKAVYEKLKSVSPTNSTVLITGETGTGKGVIATLIHRYSSRKDAQFISVHCGAIPDTLLESELFGHERGAFTSAIKRKLGKFEIADKGTIFLDEIGTITPAAQIKLLQILQDGIFQRVGGEVTIHTDARIIAATNMDLKKMCEDGEFRKDLYYRLNVFPIEVPLLKDRSEDIPHLAMMFLNKMNKHNTKAIKGFSPDVIEAFMHYPWPGNIRELENLIERAYILETGSILQPDSFPVEIFQYNHLDVDNTRKRTGNLANIRKKGIEEIEKNYLMDLLNETMGRINQAAETAGITTRQIHKLLTKYNIHKEDYKGRK